The sequence agagtatcctgccatactccacctaataaggctataggaatcattaaaagcttttgacggcttaccctttaccacaagctgcaggctttgcacttgagcagctatgagaatggattttgaaaattttcaagtgctcaacttgaacttccataatttagttgtctcattgaaccaagttcttgggatctccagtcattatggttgagttaccactatgaaagttcttaacgtgtggattttaatcccattccccttactgcgttatacaattgatcacgattaatacctttagtaaacggatccgcaatattgtcttttgactttacatagtcaatgcacattattcctgtagtgatcaattgtctaacggtattatgtcttcgacgaatgtgtcgagatttaccgttatacaaactatTCTTTGCTCTCCCTATGGCAGCCATGCTATCGCAATGTATCATAACAGGGGGCAAAGGTTTTtcccaacatggaatatcttctaagaagtttcttaaccattcggcttcttcgccggctttgtctaaagcaataaattccgattccattgtagatcgggctatacatgtttgcttagaaGATTTCCATGATATTGCTCCTCCACCAATGGTAAATACAAACCCACTTGTGGATTTAGAGTCTTTAGTGTCGGATATCCAATTGGCATCACAATACCCTTCCAAAACAGCGGGATATCTCGAATAGTGTATACTATGAGATATTGTGTGTTTTAAGTATCTCAACACTCTTGTTAATGCGGTCCAATGATCCTTTCCGGGATTACTTGTAAACCGACTTAATTTACTAATCGAATATGCTATATCAGGCCTTGTACAATTTGACAAGTACATTAGGCTTCCAATAACTCTAGCATATTCTGATTGTGATACGGGTTCTCCTCGATTcttggctaagtgtatacttaGGTCAACGGGCGTTTTAGCCGGAGGCAGATCaaaagctttgaatttcttaagtacattctcaacatagtgagattgtgataagactattccatcgggtgttctaaggattttaattcctagaatcacgtcagctaatcccatatctttcatgtcaaagtttCTCTTTAACATCTCCTTGGTTTCTATGATTATTCTATTGTTGCTGCCCATaattagcatatcatcaacatagagACAAACAATGACAAAATTGTCGGATGTTCCTTTAACGTATacacatttatcacattcattgattttgaatccgtttgccatcattgcttggtcaaatttctcatgccactgtttgggagcttgtttgagtccatacaaagactttACAAGTTTACAAACTTTCTTTTCTTGACCAGgaatcacaaacccttcgggttgttccatatatatctcatcttctaaatctccatttagaaatgctgtttttacatccatttggtgtatctCAAGATTATATAATGCTGCTATAGCAAGTAGCATTCTAATGGATGTAATTCTAGTGACTGGAGAGTATGTATCAAAATAATCATACCCTTCCTTTTGTTTGTAGCCTTTAACTACCAAACGTGCTTTATACttatcaatagatccatcggctttatatttcttcttaagAATCCACTTGCAACCCAAAGGTTTATTTCCCGGAGGAAGATCAACAATAAGCCAAGTGTGATTGGATAAGATTGACTCGATTTCACTATTGATAGCTTCACGCCATAGATCGGCATCAGGACCAGACAATGCTTCCTTGATTGTCTTTGGTTCGTCTTCTAAAGTATAAACTACGAAATCCGGACCAAAGGTTTTCGCAGTTTTTGTTCGCTTTCCGCGTCTTGGTTGCGGTGTTAGTTCACGTGTTGGTCCGTTATTCTTAAGCGAAATTTCATCATAAGTTCtctttttcgaacttatgtcattcttctctttcttggggaatattttttcaaagaatatggcatttcttgattctataatcattccctcattcatatcgggtacttccgatttgtgtaccaagaatcggtacgcactgctattgtttgcatatccaatgaagatgcaatcaacagtttttggtcctatttttatttgtttgggtttaggtacttcaacttttgctaagcacccccacacttttgtatatttataggacggcttccttcctttccataattcatatggagttttttcttgtttcttttggggtaatttattcaaaattttattagccgaaagaatagcttccccccacatgttatgtgataggcctgagcttatcaacatagcattcatcatttctttcaatgTTCTATTCTTTCGTTCTGCAACACCATTTGATTGTGGAGAATAAGGTGCAGTCGTTTGATGAATAATGCCATTTTCACGACAAAATTCCTCAAAAGGTGCAACGTACTCGCCACCTCGATCACTTCGAATCATTTTGATCTTGGTGTTAAGTTGATTCTCAACTTCACTTTTGTATGTTTTGAAAGCTTCGAATGCTTCGTCTTTGCTTTTCAAAAGATACACATAGCAAAATCTTGTGCAATCATCTATAAATGTTATAAAGTAATTCTTTCCACCTCTTGTTTGCACAagttttaaatcacatagatcGGTGTGAATCAATTCAAGAGGTTTCGTTGATCTTTCCACTGAATGAAAAGgagattttgccatttttgcttcaacacaaatttcacatttttgaTGTTGATTGAAAGACATCTTtggcaataagtctaaatttactaaacgacgtagtgtatttagatttgcatgtcctaatctatcatgccataaattaggagactcaaccaagtaagaaacatttttctttatttcattgTCACGTACAAGTACAGGGATAGCATTAAGCTTGAAAAGGCCATTATCTAGGTAGCCTTTTCCTATATAGTGACCATTCTTGGTCATTACAACTTTGCCTGCTTCAAACACTAGTCTAAATCCGGCGTTGCACAAAGCGGATCCTGAGATCAAGTTCTTGCGAATGTCGGGAACATGCAGCACCTTCTGTAGGGTTATCTTGAGTTCCGACGTCATCTTGAGCACAATGGTTCCAACTCCGATGATAGAGGATGAGGTAGAATTGCCCATATACAGCTTTCTGTCGCCGGAGAGAGCTTCATACGAGGAGAACATTGTCTTGTCGGCGCAGATATGCCGGGTAGCACCGGTGTCGATCCACCATCCTTTTGGACTCCCGACCATGTTGACCTCGTCTATGACGGCACACAAGTCAAGTTCGCCTAAGTCGAGGGGCACAGACTTTGTCTCCGTCACGTGGGCTTGATGGTGACCATTGTGCTTGTCTTTCTTCGGTTTGCGACAATCTTTCGCCATGTGGCCGGGTTTGCCGCAGTTGAagcaatctcctttgatcctcttCTGACCTTTTGAGTCGGGATTTTTGCCTTTGAACTTGCGTTTCTTCTTGTTGCTAGACTCGGCTAGGTTTGCTTTTGCCTCCATGGAAGTTTTGTTCGTCTTGTTTTCGGAGATTCTATTGTCCTCTTCGATTCTCAAGCGAacgatcaagtcttcaagtcccatctccttgcgtttgtgcttgagatagttcttgaagtccttccaatgtggtggtaatttctctatcaccgcggccacctgaaaagattcagacaattccataccttcggcaagaatgtcgtgcaggatcagttgaaattcttgcacTTGCTCCACAACGGTTTTGCTATCGACCATTTTGAAGTCTAGAAAACGACCGACTATGAACTTCTTCAAGCCGGCATCTTCTGCCTTGTACTTCGTCTCCAAGGAGTCCCATAGTTCCTTGGACGTCTTGGCGCTAGAGTAAACATTGTAGAGAGTGTTGTCTAGCCCATTCAGAATATAGTTGCGACACAGAAAGTCGCTATGATGCCATGCATCATATGCTATCCGCAGTTGCGAATCAGTCTCGTCTTCCCCCACAGTTGGAGGAGATTCATTCACAAAACGAGCCATATTCAAGGTAGTAAGATAAAACAACATCTTAGACTGCCAACGTTTAAATTCAGAACCTGCGAATTTTTCCGGCTTTTCGGCAGCAGCAGGTGCTGGAGCATGTGGAACGTTGGTCGGAACTGGTGGAGCATTGTTGTTGGGCGGAACAttgttgttgttggtgttgCTTCCTGTCGCCATCTTTTCACACTAATTTTGCCTTACGATTGTTATTTGGgtagtgtagaaaataggaTGACGATAAAAGAATTAATGCAGAACCGAGGCGAGATAAAatctctctccgtaaggcaaaattacttccgctctTGTGCTTGCGGATCTATagtaattgcccccaagatacaacggtatAGGGTCGATAGACGATTCCTTAGCACTAGGAGATCGTTATCCGGTCGAACGGCTCgatactcgggacttgagtatgaacaCTAACTAGTATGATAGGAGATGATGTGAATGGAATGCTTTGAACCACATCCTGGAGGGCCTATTTATAGTATGTAGAGGGGTGCGGTGGAAGGGTGCGTCTGTTGGGAGAAGGCCTTGACCGAACCATCACATCCATTCGGTCAAGGGGTGCCATGACCGAACCATTGCAATGGTTCGGCCCAAGCAGCCGCCCAGCCCTGCCACGTCAGCGGAACCGCTTGTGCCACGTCACCCGGACCTTATCCGCCATGTCATGGAACCGCCTGTGCCACGTCAGCATCCGCCCACCCTGCCACGTCACCGAACCGCCGAGCCATGTTGCCACGTCACCCGAGCCACCGTTTcatttgtcaaaactaaaggctcctcaatGCTCCTCGCGACGACGCGAACGAGCGAAGTGcaaagtgcgcctacaaagcgcccattgcgacaagtgcgacgtgcacgtgctcggcctcggcctcggactcggactcgttcgcaccttcctcgtaggaatcgagttttagccttaaaaggctaagtcaaaacctacttgggtgcaccataggtccaccatagaggagcacacttgattgttcctttatggtggagagcactttataaatagctttaCACTTCCTtaattttccaatgtgggatgacactccacatttccatcttcaatggctatctttgggcattaattactcattcaattcttaatagatttgaacaagtaaatataccaaattaatctactcaaaatgtagattccaaatataccatttaattccattaattacaaagtaattatggactaataaagccatttattccaacacCCACCCCCACCGCCGATTACAGCTTCTTCTTGTATCAGTGGGCTTTCGCCATCGCCGCCgcaggtatatatatatatgcttaaaTCCGATTCATAAAAAATCGAGAAAATTAGCCGATCAATATTAAATCTTGATTCTTGATTAGTTTTGAATGATTAACCGTTATGTTATCATCTTTGTTTAAATCTTGATATTTCAAACAATCGAGTTTTCATGTAGAACTATGTAGAAGAAATACAGATTCTGATTTTGTCGGCCATTTTTTTCATCGTCATCTTTAGCTTAtttctgcttcttcttcttcttcttctttttttctttttttttttaaattttatttttcctgaTTTTGTGTAAGAAATTATGGTTAGTAAATACAATGTATTCTGTGAAAAGTAAATATCTGTATATTTAAGTGAATTGAAGGGAAAAATCTTGAAAAAATAATGTGGCATTTATTGATAGTTTTAATGCAGCGGTAATGTCAACGGTTGCAGCAAGTACTATTTTCCCTGTATAGGAAGAATTGCAtattaaatcaaaaataaaagaaagagaaataatGGTTTTCTGCCACCGTTAATAATAGGTGTAAGATTCTATTTCCTTGGATCTTTATAActcgatttttttatatatttttttttgtttgagctCTTTATAACTCGATATTTAAATTTGGGTGTTGCTTGCTAGTTTGCTCTACGTGGGATATTACTAATTTACTACTAAATCGGATATAAGTCGTCATGGGACAAATGTCTGAAGAAGACGATTTATTGTTGCTCGAACGAGAAATATTGTTGCATTATTGTTAGGGATATCGTTCCAATTTGGATctcttaataatattttaactcaaacttaaaaatattataaatataatagtatGTATTTCTTTCTATTCTTCATTTATTGgtgtaaaatcaaaattttgggacAACTTAAATGTCTTTGTTAAACTTTTTTcagtattttgaaaaaaattgaaggtGTTTGTATGCATATAATTGATTTTGATGTCTGTTTCTTGAAGACACATCTGCTTAAatggtttgaaaattttgacttagtacTACTTAGGTAAACAACGAAGATAAATATAGACTTATCCTAACTAAAAAGTCATAACCAAATCAAAGTTTGAACTAGAATTTAAGAATAACACTTATTCTTACCAAGACATTTGTCGTCGTTCATATGAGATTTTTTGTTACATTTATCTTGAAGCATCGTAAAGGGTATATTAGTACAATCATAATATTGTGGTGTTGCATGTTGTGATCAGGTATTACAAGCGGGTCCATTGCAGAGAGAACTCAATTTGTGGCATACTTGATATACTCCTCATTCCTGACCGGGTTCGTGTATCCGGTGGTCTCCCACTGGGTCTGGTCCGGCGACGGTTGGGCCGGCGCAGGGAAGATCGGTGGGAGCCTTCTCTTCGGCTCCGGAGCCATCGACTTTGCCGGTTCAGGTGTGGTTCACATGGTCGGTGGCATTGCCGGTCTATGGGGGGCGCTCATCGAGGGGCCAAGGATAGGCCGGTTCGACCACAGCGGCCGGTCCGTCGCTCTGCGCGGCCACAGCGCGTCACTAGTGGTGCTAGGCACCTTCCTTCTGTGGTTCGGTTGGTACGGGTTCAACCCCGGTTCGTTCCTGACGATCTTGAAGTCGTACGGCACGAGGGGAGCCTACTACGGCCAGTGGAGCGCGGTGGGGAGGACGGCTGTCACGACGACATTGGCTGGGAGCACGGCTGCCCTAACCACCCTGTTTGGGAAGAGGCTCTTGGTTGGGCATTGGAATGTGCTTGATGTGTGCAATGGACTGTTGGGAGGGTTTGCTGCGATTACCTCCGGCTGCTCCGTGGTTGAGCCATGGGCTGCAATCATATGTGGCTTTGTGGCGTCTTGTGTCCTGATAGGGTTCAACAAGCTGGCCGAGAAGGTGAAGTATGATGACCCGTTGGAGGCGGCGCAGCTGCACGGTGGCTGCGGCGCGTGGGGCCTGCTATTCACCGGGCTATTCGCCAAGCAAGCTTTCGTGAACGAGGTTTACCCAGGGAGACCGGATAGGCCATACGGGCTGCTCATGGGCGGTGGCGGGAAGCTCTTGGCTGCCCAGATCATCCAGATCCTGGTGATCATTGCGTGGGTTACGGCGACAATGGCGCCGCTGTTCTTGGCCCTCCACAAGCTGAAGCTGCTGAGGATTTCGGCCGACGATGAAATGGCCGGAATGGATGTCACCAGGCATGGTGGTTTAGCCTACATCTACCATGACCATGAAGACCACTCCAATCTGCCACAGTTCAAGATGACGAGGATCGAGCCGAGGGAGACTCCGACACCGGAACACTGATCCAGGCATGTTCAAGAATTCAGCATCTACCACAAAGGAACCAATGTTTTCCAAAACGCATTAGGCTGTGAAGCATGTCAAGAACTAGTGGTATATGATAACAATATTTGATATGCCTATAATTTGATGTTTTTGCTCTGTTTTGACTGGTAGCTAAGTTTCTTTGTGTAACAGAGTCGTATATTGAGTTCTATGTCAAACTTCTATTCTGTAAgattgtataaatatatatatattcagctTCATTCGTCTAAACAGAAACGATGAATACACAGAACGGTTCGTGAATGAGAACCGTAGTACAGACATATACCAATCATTTCCTCGACCGGGCCACAATGACAATGACAACGACACAACGAATAATAGCAGTGCAAACCATACCAAAGGCTCATAATATGATTCATGTCTGAAATGGGAGAACTGGAACCAAAGAAACCGAACCTTTAAGGGCACTGGCAGTGTCGATCCTCTGGATCCTCACCGGGCCTGGCCTCGTTCTGGATCCTCACCCGTGTAAATGTCAAGCGACCTTAGCATCCGTGTAGAATAATTTTGTATGCAAACTCAGGATCAGAATAACTTGGTCCAAAATCCCAAGAATGGGAACATTGCAATCAAGAGTCTCATGAGCAATGGACTATCGCCCTTTGTTCTCCTACTTATCTTAAACCTCTCGTTGGCTCCTGGCTCTTCATCCTTCTTAATAGGCGTCACACGAGGATCCTTGTCCGCTCTCACTGGATTATCTAGCTCGTCCCACCCTCCAAAATCTTGACAGTTCCTACTCTCCTTTGCAGAATTACTATTGCCCTCGAACCATGACTTGTAATTCCCAGCTTCCTTCCTCTTCTGAGTTCGggcttctttttcttttcttgctcTAGAACGAGCTTGAGATCCAGCGAAAGGCCTCTTCTTCCTCTTAGACTTCGGTCTTGGGGTTCCATCGGCCCTCCCCCAAAGCGTGTCAGCAGCTAGAGCAAATGCTGACTGAGCAAGGGGAAGAGCCAACGCCATGACGATAGCATCAGGGCCCGTGCCCATCAGAAATGAGATCACAACTGCTGGAACCATCCATCCAAAGGCTCGAAGTATCTGCACCATAGCTAACTCCATCAAGTCATTTAAGTGCAAGAAAAACTATTCCAACTAATATAAGCAGCATTGCATTATGCACTAACAAAGTTCTCCACCAAAAATACTAGTACTATTTTGAAGATAAAACAGATACCAGATCCTACATGATCTCTGCTTCCATGCATCAAAACATCAGAGCAACCAAAAAGTAATTAATCTAATTCTGAAAAAAGAATCTCTACATACAAACCTCATCCGCAACGAAGAAGAGTCAATACAGAACATGAAAAAGATAGCTTTAAACACCAGTTTCACAGAATCAAGCAAAAATTAACCGAATATCAACTACTTGAAGCTCCAAATTGAGATTAATCCGTCGTTAAGGCTATTAATAAAACTACAAAAAGATTAAAGATTCACACTCTTCTTTTGTAGACTACAAGCTCAAATATCACACAAGTCCAATGCAATATGATTGAGAATACTTCAGCAGCTACAATGCTAAAGCATCAAAACTTCAGAAACTCgatctaaataaaatgaaaataccAGCAATTAACTTCTGAATCTGTCAAGAATCAGTAGAATTAAGGATGAACACTATCATAATTCTACATTAGTTCAGGTTATAAGCAAGCGAGAAATCGACCTAATACACTACCTTAAAAATCCAGTCGAATCCAATCGAAGCTtcgagaatcccaaagccatcttcttcttcatctcctgcatcatcatcatcatcggacCACCAAACCCTCTGCTTCACGGTGTTTCTGAACCCGAATCCATCCTCCTCACCGAACTCGTCCGTCGCATAAGCGTCGCTGAATCTGGACCGTCGATTGGGGTTCGAGTTCACGTCCCTATCCCACCGCGAGCCGCCGCTCCGGCCGCCGGTAAAAAACCGCCACCGACGCGTCTTGTAATTTTTACGGCCGCCGTCAGCTATGAATTTGCGGAAGTGATTATGAGAAGCTGGAATTGGGAATTCGCAGAAAATTAGAATCCCTTGAGACCCCATTGAGCATGGGGCGATTGAGTAAGATTTCAGGAAACCGCCATTGTTGGTGCAATTGGTTTAGAATTTAGGAGGTACAATTGGAGCAGCCTGAGGTGCAAACGCTATAAACTTCTTCGATTTCTGGAAACCGCCATTGTTGGTGCAATTAGATTAGAATCTGGGAGGTACAATCCGAACAGCCTGAGGTCCAAACGCTGTATGACTTAGCTCTTATCCACTTATGAGTTCGTAACTGAAAAGTTAGCTcgccaaacaaaaaaaaattgatagcaaccgtaaaataaaaaaaggctAATTGTTTTTTAAAATCTATCTATTATACTAAAACTAGTAAGACCATCCGTGCAATGCAcggcgaaatcgaaattaaataatatgtttaaataaataaaaataaatattaaacaaaaacaaaatataataaatataaatatggtttaaaaataaaatactaattactcaataaaactTCGAATAtaaaaacgtaattttcaattatatacaaagtgtaatgataatgatagttaataaattattctaaattatttgacaatgaaaaataatattacacattattataaatgagtatttcacataataataaataaataaatatttttatatacaaacataaataaaaaattataaaattttaacaaagaaaaagaaaataaaatattttaaaattttaataacctattcgttttaaattcatttttgataattttaataCCATATTATAGATCTTCtgacgaacttaaacttaagatgcacattgaatattttttataaattaaatttgacaatgttttGAAAAGAACTAAAATtgtaaaaagaaaagagaaaaaaaatattaaaagaattgatgggagaagagagaaaaaaaaaatagagggagaaaactcttcttttatatattactatatgagtaaaattttgaaatagtcaaaatgaaacataaaacacaatttatggccacacattaaaaaagcataaaatttggccatttttattgatttagacgtttttacccttaatgaggcggaccgggtaggatcaggcgcacgggtcgggttaggcactacgttttgtataaaatgatcacacatgttcagtaaatgtaaataaaatatttagtaaatatATGTTTTACAGATTTAGCAACTACGTTGGGTTGGATAGAGTAGGATTCGCGGGACAAAGGGTATTTAAGAGACAAAGGGAGAATCGTGTGTACGAGGTTGGGATGAGTAGAGTAGGATTCGCGGGGTCAAGGTTATTTTGGaccgaaattataaaaaatgaccataatttgtactccctccatcccacgaaacatgacaagtttcctttttgatttgtcccacgaagcttgacatgtttctaaaaatggcaaaaatttattcaccttttcactttttcacctaccacacttaacacataaagtaccaatttcttaattcacgTGCTGAAAAGAACTAGGTCatacttcatgggacggagggagtatttttcagATGAGTGGTCGAAAATTGAGTTCTATTCCTCAATATGGCTATATGAATGTATATTTTCTAATAATAGTATAGAAGGGGGCAAAaacatctaaatattttaaattataattgtttaaacaaaataactcataatattaatattatatgcaATCAAATTAGTTCATTAAAAGTAATTTGTCACTCACGTACACAAACATAAAAGATTAAATTTTCACCTTTAAAATTTCGAGGACATTATAGAGTAACATATCTCAATCAAGACAAGTGATTTACTATATTTGTTATCAACTTTATAATTTTTCAGTAGAAAATACGAATTAAGATGTGAGCAGgattaaaaaatttagaataCAATTAAATTCTTTATTACAATAACTTATGAAGATTATGAACCGtgaaagcaagaatgtgaaaatgtcaattcaaaataatttaattttcgtTAATTATTATAACAATCATTTACTTTCTTAAAAACAATCTTAAACTTTTATAttatcttatgtcatttttctcattcaatttatttcattaagaaaataattcaTTTTGGTGTTAAATtcatctaaaaaaattataaattcacacAAAAAAAGAGTATAAATTTTGGTGTGCTTAGAACAATCATCCAACTTCTTCTCATCTCTATTGTCCCCATCCgcattaataaaatatactctATTCATCTCAATTAAATAGACTTATTTTCTTAATGaataaaatttattcattaaaatatCTAGAAACTCTTTTTGCTAATatgcataaaaaataaattttagaaaatctCTTTTGATTAGTAGaaactttaaataataaatatatggaTATTTTGGTGGATATTTTAACTAGCTAATAATGACCgttgataaaaatatattgttagtTGAGATATTGGTCATTGATTTGATACACGTACAACTATATAAGTCatctttatttaaataattatactatTAGTGAGATATTTCTTATAACAATAATACATAGCATCATCTAACTAGTTTTCTTATAGCAAAGTAACGACTAAATATTCTGCACACCAACAACATATAAAATCATTTGTATATTACAAATCTCTCCCTACTTGACAGTCCTCATTTCCTAATAATATCAAAGAAACCTGTAcgcttattgtttattttccaGGGCAGACTTATTGTTAATcatcaagaaaacaaaactATGCCAAAACTTTTTGCTCAAGAAATGAATAAGAAACAAGCATGATTTCCAACAATCATAACACATAAAACAGGCATTTGAAGTTTATACCAAGTAACAAACATTAACATAGCTGGAACGTGcttatttaaaaatttgataaaaCTCAACGAATAAAAGACAACAGAACACGAAATGTACATCATATAAAGAAATAGTAGTTAGGATTACTAAGGCTTTCACAAAGACACGCAGGAAATACACATCCTGCGCGATATAATCACGGAATGTGTCGAGCTTGACATTTCCAGCCGCCAAACTGATCATAAATGGAGTGTACAGAGCTTTAGTTAGCTCCTTTTTGAACTtgttgactcaactagaaacacctctagattgacttgcaataggacaaggacactctagcagtggtaagttaacccaatgtcgtctctcaaggaagatctttaagggcttttaattatgtcacaagaaagcggTAAACTTTGTATTATTAAACTAAGACTTGTAAAGTAAACTTCacttgaaattaaacttaactaggcaaaaaggaattattaactaatgcttgtaacttaaacttaactaaaaacttaatcttaaaattaactaggcgagaAATAACAAAcgtaaacacttaagcataattaaactattaaacctaggcaTGATTAAACGCATAAAGTAAAGGCAGGATTTAAATACTTGAATTAAAGCTTTTAATCTAATgaacataaactaaattgcataatttaaaggaaagcaataaacgaaagtaaagcataaacataatgaaattgcagaatttaaaggaaagcaagtaaaagcaaatcaagtaaataaacgtaaatacgaaataccataaatcgtctcgagaagcaacctgtcacttgattacaactctaaacgg comes from Salvia miltiorrhiza cultivar Shanhuang (shh) chromosome 3, IMPLAD_Smil_shh, whole genome shotgun sequence and encodes:
- the LOC131017204 gene encoding ammonium transporter 1 member 2-like, with amino-acid sequence MADPLSCAAADLLPLLGSAANATAAAAFICGRFDAVSSRLSEATYAIDNTYLLFSAYLVFAMQLGFAMLCAGSVRAKNTMNIMLTNVLDAAAGGLSYYLFGYAFAFGSPSNAFIGKHLFALRDFPTPTADYSFFLYQWAFAIAAAGITSGSIAERTQFVAYLIYSSFLTGFVYPVVSHWVWSGDGWAGAGKIGGSLLFGSGAIDFAGSGVVHMVGGIAGLWGALIEGPRIGRFDHSGRSVALRGHSASLVVLGTFLLWFGWYGFNPGSFLTILKSYGTRGAYYGQWSAVGRTAVTTTLAGSTAALTTLFGKRLLVGHWNVLDVCNGLLGGFAAITSGCSVVEPWAAIICGFVASCVLIGFNKLAEKVKYDDPLEAAQLHGGCGAWGLLFTGLFAKQAFVNEVYPGRPDRPYGLLMGGGGKLLAAQIIQILVIIAWVTATMAPLFLALHKLKLLRISADDEMAGMDVTRHGGLAYIYHDHEDHSNLPQFKMTRIEPRETPTPEH
- the LOC131017208 gene encoding uncharacterized protein LOC131017208 — its product is MGSQGILIFCEFPIPASHNHFRKFIADGGRKNYKTRRWRFFTGGRSGGSRWDRDVNSNPNRRSRFSDAYATDEFGEEDGFGFRNTVKQRVWWSDDDDDAGDEEEDGFGILEASIGFDWIFKILRAFGWMVPAVVISFLMGTGPDAIVMALALPLAQSAFALAADTLWGRADGTPRPKSKRKKRPFAGSQARSRARKEKEARTQKRKEAGNYKSWFEGNSNSAKESRNCQDFGGWDELDNPVRADKDPRVTPIKKDEEPGANERFKISRRTKGDSPLLMRLLIAMFPFLGFWTKLF